In one window of Arachis ipaensis cultivar K30076 chromosome B06, Araip1.1, whole genome shotgun sequence DNA:
- the LOC107646792 gene encoding uncharacterized protein LOC107646792: MLKLLASYNKEVDAVVLDNAPQNVIYTSPSIQKEILHVFARKVQNEIRNEIDNAKFCLIVDEVRDESRREQMALVVRFVDKHGFVKERLIDVVHVKDTTSATLKQEICSALSHHNLNIQNVRGQGYDGASNMRGEWKGLQALIIQECPYAYYVHCFAHQLQLALVAAAKEVVDVHAFFQSLSNIINVVCSSCKRNDELQSAYATEIFHLVATNQIETGRGANQIGTLKRSGDTNSVIDFQLKELNSRFSEQATELLILSTSLDPKDAFKLFSVCNICNLVKNFYSLNFSEQKKIQLDYELQHYELDVVKAPDFQNLSTLAELCQKLTETGKSNIYPLIDRLIHLVLTLPVTTATTKRAFSAMKIIKTRLRNKMEDEFLADCMIVYIEKEIASKFNSEMIIDDFSSMKHRRASLKISKS, from the coding sequence ATGTTAAAATTATTAGCTTCTTACAATAAAGAAGTGGATGCAGTTGTTTTGGATAATGCTCCTCAAAATGTAATATACACATCACCTTCTATTCAAAAGGAAATTCTACATGTTTTTGCTAGAAAGGTGCAAAATGAAATTCGCAATGAGATTGATAATGCAAAGTTTTGTTTGATTGTTGATGAAGTTAGAGATGAATCTAGAAGAGAACAAATGGCACTTGTTGTTAGATTTGTTGATAAGCATGGATTTGTCAAAGAAAGGCTAATAGATGTTGTTCATGTCAAAGATACTACTTCTGCTACTCTAAAACAAGAGATTTGTTCTGCATTATCTCATCACAATCTCAACATTCAAAATGTTCGAGGTCAAGGGTATGACGGAGCTAGTAATATGCGTGGAGAGTGGAAAGGGTTACAAGCTTTAATTATTCAAGAATGTCCTTATGCATATTATGTTCATTGCTTTGCTCATCAATTACAGCTAGCTCTTGTTGCTGCGGCTAAAGAAGTTGTTGATGTTCATGCTTTTTTCCAAAGTTTGAGTAATATTATCAATGTTGTGTGCTCTTCTTGCAAACGCAATGATGAATTACAATCTGCTTATGCAACTGAAATTTTCCATTTAGTTGCAACTAATCAAATTGAAACAGGAAGGGGAGCAAATCAAATTGGCACATTAAAAAGATCAGGAGATACCAATAGCGTGATAGATTTTCAATTGAAAGAGCTAAATAGTAGATTTAGTGAGCAAGCAACCGAGCTCCTCATATTGAGTACATCTTTAGATCCTAAAGATGCTTTCAAGTTATTCAGTGTTTGCAACATATGCAATCTTGTAAAGAATTTctattctttaaatttttctGAGCAAAAAAAGATTCAATTGGATTATGAGTTACAACATTATGAACTTGATGTGGTTAAAGCTCCAGATTTTCAGAATTTGTCTACTCTTGCTGAATTGTGTCAAAAATTGACAGAGACAGGAAAATCAAATATATATCCTTTAATTGATAGATTAATTCATCTTGTTTTGACTCTTCCTGTGACAACAGCAACAACTAAACGGGCCTTTTCAGCTATGAAGATTATTAAAACAAGGCTTCGAAACAAGATGGAAGATGAATTTTTAGCAGATTGTATGATTGTATATATTGAAAAGGAAATTGCTTCAAAATTCAATTCAGAGATGATAATTGATGATTTTAGTTCCATGAAGCATCGTCGAGCaagtttaaaaatatcaaaatcttAA